DNA sequence from the Alteribacter lacisalsi genome:
TTTTTAACAGAAGCAGCAGACAGATAAGGTATTTACGATCAGCTTTTTACTGAATGAGTGCTGCTTTATTGCGTTGCAGGCGTGCCTTTCGCTCCATCATTCAACTATCGGAATCAGCTGCCGAGAGATGTGCGTTCTCTGGTATGTATAGCCCTCACCCGACGGTGAGGGCTTTTCGTTTGAGGACTTTGGAACAGCCCCTTTTCTTTGTATCCTTGTCGAGCCGTGTTAAACTGTTTCTGAGAGTGACGGAAGACAGGAGGATCTTGAGAAAATGAAACCTATAGCAATTAAACGGCTGCTGGATGAAGAACTGAAGAACGATCCGTTTATTACATCCTACGACCGTGAAAAAGAAGTATATAGAATAGTGGACAAAGAAACAAAAAAAGGTATTACAGTTTCTCTCAGTCCATTGAGCGATAAATTTAAAAAAGATGAGAAACAGGCACTTGATGAAGTGCTCCATTATATTCGGGAAGGCGTGGCGGCACTGACGGCAAAGGTCCGGATAAAAGGAAACGAAAGCCGGATATTCCCGGTCATTCGCCCGACTTCTTTTACAGAAGAGACAGCAGACGGTGACAGACTTGTGACAAAGGAACATACTGCTGAGTCGCGGGTTTATTATGCTCTTGATTTGGGAAAAACTTACGTGCTGATGAGTGAAGCTCATTT
Encoded proteins:
- a CDS encoding DUF1444 family protein; the encoded protein is MKPIAIKRLLDEELKNDPFITSYDREKEVYRIVDKETKKGITVSLSPLSDKFKKDEKQALDEVLHYIREGVAALTAKVRIKGNESRIFPVIRPTSFTEETADGDRLVTKEHTAESRVYYALDLGKTYVLMSEAHLAEEGVTEKHVEEAALFNLRSLKHTVKTDMVAGNTFYFINTNDGYDASRILNDSLLREMDEKTEGQLTVSIPHQDVLIFGDMRNERGYDVLAQMAFSFYAKGTSPITALPFMYDDGELEPVFILAQRKPKDK